A single genomic interval of Gouania willdenowi chromosome 22, fGouWil2.1, whole genome shotgun sequence harbors:
- the bmf1 gene encoding BCL2 modifying factor 1, translated as MDDEEDDVFEPDPLCWRTAFKEIKCEDRVTQTPGPALVHSGMLPCGVAEEPRSLFHGNAGFRLHFPAHFELVGEHQSSPPESEEQRNTMEHLPRRPSVAHSVEARIGQKLQLIGDQFHREHLQRYHRNQRNNGPVWWRLAATLLGLLFDRGFIAGGGGAGRR; from the exons ATGGACGATGAGGAAGATGATGTGTTTGAGCCAGACCCCCTCTGCTGGCGCACTGCGTTCAAGGAGATAAAGTGCGAAGACCGGGTCACGCAGACACCTGGTCCTGCCCTGGTACACAGCGGCATGCTGCCGTGTGGCGTCGCAGAGGAACCAAGGTCACTCTTCCACG GTAACGCAGGTTTTCGGCTACACTTTCCCGCACACTTTGAACTTGTTGGGGAGCACCAATCAAGTCCACCGGAGAGCGAAGAGCAGCGAAACACCATGGAGCACCTGCCCAGGCGGCCATCTGTGGCACACAGCGTGGAGGCTCGCATCGGACAGAAGCTCCAGCTCATTGGAGACCAGTTTCACAGGGAACACCTGCAACGG tatCATCGAAACCAAAGGAATAATGGGCCGGTATGGTGGCGCTTGGCCGCAACCCTCCTGGGCCTTCTTTTTGACCGGGGATTCATTGCTGGAGGAGGCGGTGCAGGACGGAGGTGA